From Pontibacter actiniarum, a single genomic window includes:
- a CDS encoding sigma-54-dependent transcriptional regulator, protein MEEQNLGRILVIDDNEDVLFSAKMLLRKHAREVVMEKNPKKIPFLLSNEDFDLILLDMNFSQDITSGQEGFYWLKEVLKYDPSAVVVMITAYGDVEMAVKALKEGATDFVLKPWQNEKLLATLSAAARLRHSYQEVSRLREANRTLSTQLHSGKDIIQGESKAMRHLFSIIDKVAKTDADILLLGENGTGKEVIARALHERSSRADKVFVTVDMGAITESLFESELFGHKKGAFTDAKEDRVGRIEAANGGTLFLDEIGNLSPAMQAKLLTVLQRREIIKVGTNKPVPVNVRLICATNMPLKEMVQRGEFRQDLLYRINTVELQLPPLRSRQDDLPLFAAHFLQVYAVKYKQPVKRLSDAALARLKSYSWPGNVRELQHALERASIMSDNRELQPDDFFFLAEEEAVEASAVSAQSLDLDELEREAVQRALQKHEGNISKAAKELGLSRGALYRRLEKYEL, encoded by the coding sequence ATGGAAGAACAAAACCTGGGTCGCATCCTGGTGATCGATGATAACGAGGACGTGCTGTTCTCCGCAAAGATGCTCCTGCGCAAGCATGCCAGGGAAGTCGTGATGGAGAAGAATCCGAAGAAGATCCCTTTCCTGCTTTCGAACGAGGACTTCGACCTCATTCTGCTCGACATGAACTTTAGCCAGGATATCACGAGTGGGCAGGAGGGCTTTTACTGGCTTAAGGAGGTGCTGAAGTATGACCCATCGGCGGTGGTAGTGATGATTACAGCCTACGGCGATGTGGAGATGGCGGTGAAGGCGCTGAAAGAAGGAGCCACCGACTTCGTACTAAAGCCCTGGCAGAACGAAAAGCTCTTGGCCACACTGTCGGCCGCGGCCAGGTTACGCCACTCTTACCAGGAGGTGAGTCGCCTGCGGGAGGCTAACCGCACCCTCAGCACGCAGCTCCACAGCGGCAAGGACATCATCCAGGGGGAAAGCAAGGCTATGCGCCACCTGTTCTCTATTATAGATAAAGTGGCGAAGACCGACGCCGACATTCTGTTGCTGGGCGAGAACGGGACAGGGAAAGAAGTGATCGCCCGTGCGCTGCATGAGCGCTCTTCCCGTGCCGACAAGGTTTTTGTAACCGTAGACATGGGTGCCATCACAGAGTCGCTTTTCGAGAGCGAGTTGTTCGGCCATAAAAAGGGCGCCTTTACCGATGCGAAGGAGGACCGCGTGGGAAGGATTGAGGCAGCCAACGGCGGTACTTTGTTTCTGGATGAGATCGGGAACCTGTCGCCGGCCATGCAAGCCAAACTGCTCACGGTGCTGCAGCGCCGGGAGATAATCAAGGTCGGCACAAACAAGCCTGTGCCGGTGAATGTGCGCCTAATCTGCGCCACAAACATGCCGCTGAAGGAGATGGTGCAGCGGGGGGAGTTTCGGCAGGACCTGCTCTACCGCATCAACACCGTGGAGCTGCAGCTGCCGCCTCTGCGCAGCCGCCAGGATGACCTGCCGCTCTTTGCCGCGCATTTTCTGCAAGTATATGCCGTAAAGTATAAACAGCCCGTGAAGCGGCTGAGTGATGCCGCCCTGGCACGCCTGAAGAGCTACAGCTGGCCCGGCAACGTGCGGGAACTGCAGCATGCGCTGGAGCGTGCCTCCATCATGAGCGATAACCGCGAGCTGCAGCCGGACGATTTTTTCTTTCTGGCTGAGGAGGAGGCAGTAGAGGCTTCCGCAGTCTCCGCCCAGAGCCTGGACCTGGATGAACTGGAGCGTGAGGCTGTGCAGCGGGCCTTGCAGAAGCATGAGGGCAACATATCCAAAGCCGCAAAAGAGCTGGGCCTGTCCAGGGGGGCGCTGTACCGAAGACTGGAGAAGTATGAGCTTTAG
- a CDS encoding pirin family protein: MIKLISASERHEAQVGDWLQSHYLFSFADYYDPANVQFGPLRVFNHDVVAGHNGFPSHPHAEMEVVTIVLDGELTHKDSIGNEVTLKAGDVQRITAGTGVSHAEANDTDNTAELLQLWFLPNKRGLAPSYENMSLDFLDVHDKLVPLVTGQKVLDNVPFLNSNSTVYFGQVTQGQEIDFKTFKIRKTLVYVLSGSLLVNNVEVDRHDQVRLEQKDVVSLHGAANATFILVDVPATEANY, translated from the coding sequence ATGATAAAACTGATATCTGCCTCCGAACGCCACGAAGCCCAGGTAGGAGACTGGTTGCAATCGCACTACCTTTTCTCCTTCGCCGATTACTACGACCCTGCCAACGTGCAGTTCGGGCCTTTGCGCGTGTTTAACCATGATGTGGTTGCAGGGCACAATGGTTTCCCGTCCCACCCACACGCGGAGATGGAGGTGGTTACGATCGTGCTCGATGGGGAGCTTACCCATAAAGACAGCATCGGAAACGAGGTGACCCTGAAGGCGGGGGACGTGCAGCGGATAACGGCCGGCACGGGAGTTAGCCACGCGGAGGCCAACGATACGGACAACACCGCCGAGCTGCTGCAACTGTGGTTTTTGCCAAACAAGCGGGGGCTTGCGCCATCCTACGAGAACATGTCCCTGGACTTCTTAGACGTACACGATAAGCTCGTTCCGCTGGTAACAGGCCAAAAGGTGCTCGACAACGTTCCTTTCCTGAACTCCAACTCTACGGTTTACTTTGGACAGGTCACCCAGGGGCAGGAAATCGATTTTAAGACCTTTAAAATAAGGAAGACGCTGGTGTACGTGCTCAGCGGTAGCCTGCTGGTCAACAATGTGGAGGTGGACCGGCATGACCAGGTGCGGCTGGAGCAGAAAGACGTGGTGAGCCTGCACGGCGCTGCCAACGCTACTTTCATACTGGTGGACGTGCCAGCCACAGAAGCCAATTACTAA
- a CDS encoding four-helix bundle copper-binding protein has translation MKSEITNNLEHVLIKCMTACETCATLCLQEDDVKKMADCIMIDRDCADICVVTARFVARNSAHAKHVMKECIEICRKCEAECRKYDMDHCQKCADACKECADACEEWMQKK, from the coding sequence ATGAAATCTGAAATAACAAACAACCTGGAACACGTACTGATCAAATGCATGACCGCCTGCGAAACCTGCGCCACACTTTGCCTGCAGGAAGACGATGTAAAGAAAATGGCAGACTGCATTATGATTGACCGTGACTGTGCGGACATATGCGTGGTGACTGCCCGCTTTGTAGCCCGCAACTCGGCTCACGCCAAGCATGTGATGAAAGAGTGCATTGAAATCTGCCGCAAATGCGAGGCAGAGTGCCGCAAGTATGACATGGACCACTGCCAGAAGTGCGCTGACGCCTGCAAAGAGTGCGCGGATGCCTGCGAAGAGTGGATGCAGAAGAAATAA
- a CDS encoding ABC transporter permease, translating to MIKMYFLTAFRSLVRNKSYSLLNIAGLALGITCSILLFLVIQYQLSYDDFHQKADRIYRLNVDFVGRDFHTPASHYPLPAYMRTNDRLGFDAVTQIQGTAGAQINVPADGTRPARKFLEDSSVGFVDAEFFEVFDFNTGPLDLRAYFKEPNVVVLEQATADKFFPGENAVGKVIRYNNMYNLRVVSVMPDMPGNTEFPFSMLISYPTIQNSLPDDWGNLSSDHQTFVVLPEHMSAGTAAEAVNSFVAQQVEDENPNRQAVYSLQPLRDIHYNTDYFGAYAQTPITKEMIMAMAAVAVIILLTACINFINLATAQATKRAKEVGVRKVLGSSQWQLVLQFLCETLFLVMFATFISVILVELALPYLNELLELEIAFSLLQDPLMLLFLFLQVLLVTLFAGFYPAFVLSNFKPITALKSRMSVQRLGGVSLRQVLVVLQFTICQVLIICTFLVSEQMAFFRSKPLGFNKEAVVVVKLPQQTNQRIQPLRQELLNNPAVKNVSFASDAPSSGNMSYGNFYFNHAAEDEDFQTHKKYADAQYFDLFDLKFVAGKPYTNDSLQYMVINDTMRRRLGLKTPEEAIGKHISFGGDGQFAGAIAGVVADFHQASLALPIEPLLITKYPQGYGTLSAKIDMNQKQEALQHLEKVWEKAYPNDVFSYYFFDESIAEFYKDEARQNVLFKVFSLITILIGCLGLYGLVAFMAAQRTKEVGIRKVMGASIFNIAVLFSKEFIKLVLLAFVLAAPIAYYIISHWLEDYTYRISIGYWPFILAGLATLTIALVTMGSKAVQAALSNPVLSLKSE from the coding sequence ATGATCAAGATGTACTTCCTTACGGCTTTTCGTTCGCTGGTTCGCAACAAAAGCTACAGCTTGCTTAACATTGCCGGGCTGGCGCTGGGCATCACCTGCAGCATTTTGCTTTTCCTCGTTATTCAGTACCAGCTCAGCTACGATGATTTTCATCAGAAAGCAGACAGGATCTACCGCCTGAATGTCGATTTTGTAGGCAGGGACTTTCATACGCCTGCCTCTCACTACCCCCTCCCCGCGTACATGCGCACCAACGACCGCCTCGGGTTTGACGCGGTCACGCAGATACAGGGGACAGCGGGCGCACAAATAAATGTACCGGCCGATGGCACAAGACCCGCCAGAAAGTTTCTGGAAGATAGCAGTGTCGGTTTTGTCGATGCTGAATTCTTTGAGGTGTTTGATTTCAACACCGGCCCTTTGGATCTACGCGCGTACTTTAAGGAGCCCAATGTCGTCGTGCTTGAACAAGCAACGGCTGATAAGTTCTTTCCCGGAGAGAACGCTGTCGGAAAAGTAATCCGGTACAACAACATGTACAACCTGAGGGTAGTATCAGTTATGCCGGATATGCCCGGCAATACAGAGTTCCCGTTTTCGATGCTGATCTCCTACCCCACCATCCAAAACAGCCTGCCAGACGACTGGGGCAACCTGTCAAGCGATCACCAAACGTTTGTCGTGCTACCTGAGCATATGTCGGCTGGCACTGCCGCAGAGGCTGTAAACAGCTTTGTGGCACAGCAGGTGGAAGACGAGAACCCTAACAGGCAGGCAGTTTACTCTCTTCAGCCTTTGCGCGACATCCACTACAACACTGACTATTTCGGAGCTTACGCACAAACACCCATCACCAAAGAAATGATTATGGCAATGGCCGCCGTAGCCGTGATCATACTGCTAACCGCCTGCATCAACTTTATAAACCTTGCCACCGCGCAAGCCACAAAACGTGCGAAAGAAGTTGGCGTACGCAAGGTGCTGGGCAGCAGCCAGTGGCAGTTGGTGCTGCAGTTTCTGTGCGAAACACTGTTTTTGGTGATGTTTGCCACTTTCATATCCGTTATACTTGTAGAGCTGGCACTGCCTTACCTGAACGAACTGCTGGAGCTGGAAATAGCCTTTAGCTTATTACAGGACCCGCTCATGCTGCTGTTCCTATTTTTACAAGTGCTGCTGGTTACCCTCTTTGCAGGCTTTTACCCAGCTTTTGTGCTTTCTAACTTTAAGCCTATCACTGCGCTCAAGAGCCGCATGAGCGTGCAGCGCCTGGGAGGTGTCTCGCTACGGCAGGTACTGGTGGTACTGCAGTTTACCATTTGCCAGGTGCTCATTATCTGTACTTTCCTGGTAAGTGAGCAGATGGCATTCTTCAGAAGCAAGCCCTTAGGCTTTAACAAAGAAGCCGTAGTGGTGGTTAAGCTGCCGCAGCAGACAAACCAGAGAATACAGCCGTTGCGCCAGGAGCTGCTAAACAACCCTGCCGTAAAAAACGTCAGCTTTGCCTCCGACGCCCCCTCCTCTGGAAATATGAGCTATGGCAATTTCTACTTTAACCATGCAGCTGAAGACGAAGATTTCCAGACGCATAAAAAATATGCAGATGCGCAGTACTTTGACCTGTTTGACCTGAAGTTTGTGGCGGGCAAGCCCTACACCAACGACTCGCTTCAGTACATGGTTATCAACGATACCATGCGCCGCAGGCTTGGCCTTAAAACTCCCGAGGAAGCAATCGGAAAGCATATTTCGTTTGGGGGAGACGGCCAGTTTGCGGGCGCTATCGCGGGTGTGGTAGCCGATTTTCACCAGGCCTCGCTGGCCTTACCCATAGAGCCCCTTTTAATCACGAAATACCCGCAAGGCTACGGCACGCTCTCTGCTAAAATAGACATGAACCAAAAGCAGGAGGCACTGCAGCACCTGGAGAAAGTATGGGAAAAGGCCTATCCGAACGATGTGTTCAGTTACTATTTTTTTGATGAAAGTATAGCTGAGTTTTATAAAGATGAGGCACGGCAGAACGTGCTGTTCAAAGTGTTCTCGCTGATAACGATACTGATCGGGTGCCTTGGCCTCTACGGCCTGGTAGCCTTTATGGCGGCGCAGCGCACCAAAGAGGTAGGCATTCGCAAGGTTATGGGTGCCTCCATTTTTAACATTGCGGTGCTGTTCTCAAAGGAGTTCATAAAACTGGTGCTGCTCGCCTTTGTGCTGGCTGCCCCGATTGCCTACTATATCATCAGCCACTGGTTAGAGGACTACACCTACCGTATAAGCATTGGCTATTGGCCGTTTATACTTGCCGGCCTGGCCACCTTGACGATCGCTTTGGTCACCATGGGCTCGAAGGCTGTGCAGGCCGCTCTCTCCAACCCGGTGCTTTCTCTGAAGAGCGAGTAG
- a CDS encoding phage holin family protein: protein MGFIIRLLIVGAAALLSSYILPGVHISGFVAAVILALVLALLNAVVKPVLVILTIPVTILTLGLFLLVINALIILLASAIVPGFLVDGFLWALLFSLVLSIITAIIDAIV, encoded by the coding sequence ATGGGATTTATTATTAGACTTTTGATTGTTGGAGCCGCTGCGCTGCTTTCTTCCTACATTCTGCCAGGGGTGCATATTTCTGGCTTTGTCGCCGCTGTGATACTAGCCTTGGTGCTGGCGTTGCTTAACGCCGTTGTGAAGCCTGTTTTGGTTATCCTCACCATACCGGTGACGATCCTAACCCTGGGCTTGTTCCTGCTGGTCATCAATGCGCTGATCATACTTTTGGCGAGCGCCATTGTGCCCGGCTTTCTTGTTGATGGCTTTCTGTGGGCGCTTCTGTTCAGTTTGGTGCTGTCCATCATCACAGCCATTATAGACGCGATCGTGTAG
- a CDS encoding XRE family transcriptional regulator, which produces MQLVTSNIRHLRKHAGFTQAQLAEKLEIKRSLVGAYEEGRAEPKLSTLVNVAKLFSVSLDDLVTRDLQREGAAGGADRSSGGNLRVLAITVDQDEKENIELVPYKASAGYLNGYADAEFIEELPRFKLPMLGTTGTFRAFEISGDSMLPIASGTVIVGRFVEDWSQIKDGTPCIVVSQKEGVVFKRIFNKVKDASMLRLHSDNPVYSPYEVHVEDVLEIWEAKSYISSTFPIADLSLDKLSSIVLDLQKEVQKLKKVD; this is translated from the coding sequence ATGCAGTTGGTAACATCTAACATCAGGCATTTGCGCAAGCATGCCGGTTTTACGCAGGCACAGTTGGCCGAGAAGCTGGAAATAAAGCGCTCTTTGGTGGGCGCTTATGAGGAGGGGAGAGCAGAGCCTAAGCTGAGCACCTTAGTTAATGTTGCGAAGCTGTTTAGTGTTTCCCTGGATGACCTGGTGACCCGGGATCTGCAGCGCGAGGGTGCCGCAGGCGGGGCTGACAGGTCGAGTGGTGGCAACCTGCGCGTGCTAGCCATTACGGTAGACCAGGACGAAAAGGAAAATATCGAGCTGGTGCCTTACAAGGCGAGTGCCGGTTACCTCAACGGCTACGCTGACGCGGAGTTTATAGAAGAGCTTCCGCGCTTCAAGCTGCCCATGCTGGGAACCACCGGCACCTTCCGGGCCTTCGAGATAAGCGGCGACTCCATGCTGCCGATCGCCTCGGGCACCGTTATTGTCGGGCGCTTTGTTGAGGACTGGAGCCAGATTAAAGACGGCACTCCCTGTATTGTGGTAAGCCAGAAAGAAGGGGTGGTGTTCAAGCGCATCTTCAACAAGGTGAAAGACGCTTCCATGTTGCGCCTGCACTCCGATAACCCGGTGTACTCACCGTACGAGGTGCATGTGGAGGACGTGCTCGAGATCTGGGAGGCAAAGTCGTACATCAGCTCTACTTTCCCGATAGCGGACCTGTCGCTCGACAAGCTGTCCAGCATTGTGCTGGACCTGCAGAAAGAGGTGCAGAAGCTAAAGAAGGTAGACTAG
- a CDS encoding sensor histidine kinase gives MSFRHHRLQLLLRILLLSITVFLLARLEFSAAYRSTIIGLGLLALLQAWGLMRYMERTNRLYLRFLDSIKYDDFTEQFHGAGAGKTQGELALRLNEVTEKFRQVRAEKEAHLHYFEVIVQHIGIGIITYRSDGSILLLNNTAKKLLQVGQLRQVQDLSAVSPELALGLQQLASGDKVLVPVRHGGEQANLSVHVTEFSLLGDRVRLASLQNIQRELEEKEMEAWNNLIRVLTHEIMNSVTPISSLSASAYDEISSYTDTEAEEITLLREELEDVGQCLHTISRRSEGLIRFVSEFRNLTTIAVPQMSRFHVAELLNEIKTLLRQQLAHQQVHLQVCAPRENMLLEADRSMIEQVLINLVKNAMEAVQEQPDGQVVLRAALDERSRVCILVSDNGPGMTDEAMGKIFIPFYSTKKSGSGIGLSLSRQMMRLHKGTISVQSELGQGTTFVLRF, from the coding sequence ATGAGCTTTAGGCATCACCGACTGCAGCTGCTGTTGCGAATTCTGCTGCTGAGCATCACTGTTTTCCTCCTGGCGCGGCTGGAGTTCAGCGCGGCCTACCGCAGCACGATTATCGGGTTAGGGCTGCTGGCGCTGCTGCAGGCCTGGGGGCTGATGCGCTACATGGAGCGAACAAACAGGCTCTATCTGCGCTTCCTCGACTCCATTAAGTATGATGACTTCACCGAGCAGTTCCATGGGGCAGGCGCAGGGAAAACACAAGGGGAGCTGGCCCTGCGGCTGAATGAAGTGACGGAGAAGTTCCGGCAGGTGCGGGCCGAGAAAGAGGCGCACCTGCATTACTTCGAGGTGATCGTGCAGCACATTGGCATCGGGATTATCACCTACAGGTCCGATGGCAGTATCCTGTTGCTTAACAACACCGCTAAAAAGTTGCTGCAGGTAGGGCAGTTGCGGCAAGTGCAGGACCTGAGCGCGGTAAGCCCCGAGCTGGCATTGGGGCTGCAGCAGCTGGCGAGCGGCGACAAGGTACTGGTGCCGGTGAGGCACGGGGGGGAGCAGGCGAACCTGTCTGTACACGTTACCGAGTTTTCGTTGCTGGGCGACCGGGTGCGCCTGGCCTCGCTGCAGAACATACAGCGGGAACTGGAGGAGAAGGAGATGGAGGCCTGGAACAACCTGATCCGGGTACTCACCCACGAAATTATGAACTCCGTGACGCCCATTTCCTCGCTTTCTGCCAGCGCCTACGACGAGATCAGCAGCTATACCGATACCGAAGCCGAGGAGATCACGCTGCTGCGCGAGGAGCTGGAGGATGTGGGGCAGTGCCTGCACACGATCAGCCGCCGTTCGGAGGGCCTGATCCGCTTCGTGAGCGAGTTCCGCAACCTGACGACCATAGCAGTGCCTCAGATGAGCCGCTTCCATGTGGCAGAGCTGCTAAACGAGATCAAAACGCTGCTGCGCCAGCAACTGGCCCACCAGCAGGTGCACCTCCAGGTCTGTGCGCCGCGGGAGAACATGCTGCTGGAGGCAGACCGAAGTATGATAGAGCAGGTGTTGATTAACCTGGTAAAGAATGCGATGGAAGCCGTGCAGGAGCAGCCGGACGGGCAGGTTGTGCTGCGTGCGGCCCTGGATGAGCGGAGCCGCGTCTGCATCCTGGTGAGCGACAACGGACCCGGTATGACGGATGAGGCCATGGGTAAGATATTTATCCCGTTTTACAGCACTAAGAAATCCGGTTCCGGCATTGGCCTCAGCCTTTCCCGCCAGATGATGCGACTGCACAAGGGTACTATTTCGGTTCAGTCGGAACTGGGGCAGGGCACCACCTTTGTTCTGCGGTTCTAG
- a CDS encoding S8 family serine peptidase: MATSRAFKQAVSMMALATAITLTGCQKEELMENQFNEPQAVLSPLNGQAIEGQYIVVLKNGNTSISSNSTSQNFTTSKVAAARMRDNAIRTSGVKQQDVEQLFEGVVNGFAARLSQEQLASLRQNPEVAYIEQDRIISLGNNGKGSGKTSPSETTTKGGGKKGTLPQPEPTEPTPTEPTPTEPTPTEPTPTEPTPTEPAPAYTSVTPLAGEIVPWNVERVGYGDGTGKTVWIIDSGVDTDHPDLNVDLERSFSLIYGNPSVEDGFGHGTKVAGIIAAKNNGTGMLGVASNATVVALRVFDDAGGGTVSRAISAVNHVINNAKPGDVVNMSLGSGISSTLDNAVTTAAAKGILFSVAAGNSAVDCSGSSPARVNVQGVFTVSAMDNYNRLWDYSNFGLGVDFSAPGVNVTTTNKGGGLTTGPSGTSFAAPHVAGILLLRGEVLSAGVITGDKDTTPDPIASLK, translated from the coding sequence ATGGCGACTTCACGCGCATTTAAGCAAGCAGTGTCTATGATGGCACTGGCTACAGCGATCACCCTGACGGGCTGTCAGAAAGAGGAACTGATGGAGAACCAGTTTAACGAGCCGCAGGCTGTTCTGTCGCCGCTAAACGGACAGGCCATAGAAGGCCAGTACATCGTTGTTCTTAAGAATGGCAACACCAGCATCAGCTCTAACAGCACCAGCCAAAACTTCACCACAAGCAAGGTAGCTGCGGCCAGAATGCGCGACAATGCAATCAGAACATCAGGGGTAAAACAACAAGACGTTGAGCAGCTTTTTGAAGGAGTGGTAAACGGCTTTGCAGCTCGCCTGAGCCAGGAGCAGCTTGCCTCGCTTCGCCAAAACCCAGAGGTGGCCTACATTGAGCAGGACCGAATCATCAGCCTCGGCAACAACGGTAAAGGCAGTGGCAAAACCTCCCCTTCAGAGACGACTACAAAAGGCGGCGGCAAAAAAGGCACGCTACCACAGCCAGAGCCTACGGAGCCTACACCTACGGAACCAACGCCGACAGAGCCGACTCCAACAGAACCAACTCCTACGGAGCCAACACCAACAGAACCGGCTCCAGCTTATACCTCTGTAACGCCGCTTGCCGGCGAAATTGTGCCTTGGAACGTTGAGCGCGTAGGCTACGGCGACGGCACTGGCAAAACCGTGTGGATCATCGATTCAGGTGTTGACACAGACCACCCAGACCTGAACGTGGACCTAGAAAGAAGCTTCTCCCTTATCTATGGCAACCCTTCTGTTGAGGACGGCTTTGGCCACGGCACAAAGGTAGCGGGCATTATTGCAGCGAAGAACAACGGCACAGGCATGTTAGGCGTGGCCTCTAACGCTACGGTGGTGGCACTGCGCGTATTTGACGACGCCGGTGGCGGTACGGTATCCAGAGCTATCTCTGCGGTAAACCACGTCATCAACAATGCAAAGCCAGGTGATGTGGTAAACATGAGCCTTGGTAGCGGCATTTCTTCTACCCTCGACAACGCCGTTACAACAGCAGCAGCAAAAGGCATTCTTTTCTCGGTGGCTGCCGGTAACAGTGCCGTAGATTGCTCAGGCTCCTCTCCTGCCCGCGTGAATGTGCAGGGAGTGTTCACCGTCTCTGCCATGGACAACTACAACAGGCTGTGGGACTACTCTAACTTCGGTTTAGGGGTTGACTTTTCTGCACCTGGTGTAAACGTAACGACTACCAACAAAGGCGGCGGTTTGACCACAGGCCCGTCCGGAACATCTTTTGCAGCGCCACACGTGGCCGGTATCCTGCTTCTTCGCGGCGAGGTGCTGTCTGCAGGTGTCATCACAGGCGATAAAGATACCACGCCAGACCCGATTGCATCTCTGAAGTAA
- the recQ gene encoding DNA helicase RecQ: MATIREAREALKLYFGYEQFRPMQEQIIEGVLQGQDVVVLMPTGGGKSVCYQVPAVVQPGMCVVVSPLIALMKDQVEALLANGIPAAYINSSQSAEQQYQIENQCLDGKLKLLYVSPEKLLSSGFMAFLRRINISLFAVDEAHCISSWGHDFRPEYTQLKALKQQFPTTPVIALTATADKLTQKDIQEQLYLRNPQVFVASFDRPNINLMVKPGKDRFNKITDFLMRRQKQPGIIYCLSRKATESLADKLKRNGFNASYYHAGMSPNQRAKAQEDFLNDDTQIVCATIAFGMGIDKSNVRWVIHYNLPKNVEGYYQEIGRAGRDGAQSDALLFYSYADVMNLRNMLQDNQNEAQTELQLVKLERMQQFAEAAACRRRILLQYFGETMQKNCGNCDICRNPPTRFDGTVIAQKALSAIARTQERANMSLLVDVLRGARNAQVLQAGFDKVKTYGAGRDVSPLDWNRYLHQMLNEGLIEMAYDQGYTLKLTEQSKEVLFSDRKVQLVKFEEVKQEEAAVKARPKRELIKDALFEKLRALRKSLADEYGVPPYVIFTDTTLQEMAAERPTNKIAMLAISGVGAQKFERYGDAFITEIIDFINEEQNKGTKMKGATHLATFELLKKGLSIEDVAQLRNLNPVTIFSHLATLYEQGYAVDVQRYVSKAEYKVISKAIAKLGADAKLKDLFEALEEQYEYYKIRLSVSIFKKENTW; encoded by the coding sequence ATGGCAACGATACGGGAGGCGAGAGAAGCCCTGAAATTATACTTTGGTTATGAGCAGTTCCGCCCCATGCAGGAGCAGATCATAGAGGGGGTGCTGCAGGGGCAGGATGTGGTGGTACTGATGCCGACAGGCGGGGGCAAGTCCGTGTGCTACCAGGTGCCGGCGGTCGTGCAGCCGGGTATGTGCGTGGTGGTGTCGCCGCTAATTGCCCTGATGAAAGACCAGGTGGAGGCGCTGCTGGCGAACGGTATCCCGGCGGCCTACATCAACAGCTCCCAGAGCGCCGAGCAGCAGTACCAAATCGAGAACCAGTGCCTGGACGGAAAGCTGAAGCTGCTGTACGTGTCACCGGAGAAGCTGCTCTCGTCGGGTTTCATGGCCTTCCTGCGCCGTATCAATATTTCGCTTTTTGCCGTGGATGAGGCCCACTGTATCTCCTCCTGGGGCCACGACTTCAGGCCGGAGTACACGCAGCTGAAGGCGCTGAAGCAGCAGTTCCCCACCACGCCCGTTATTGCCTTAACAGCCACTGCCGATAAACTGACGCAGAAAGACATTCAGGAGCAGCTCTATTTGCGCAACCCGCAGGTGTTTGTCGCCTCCTTCGACAGGCCCAACATCAACCTGATGGTAAAGCCCGGCAAGGACAGGTTTAACAAGATCACGGACTTCCTGATGCGCCGGCAGAAGCAGCCGGGCATCATCTACTGCCTTAGCCGCAAAGCCACCGAGTCGCTGGCCGATAAGCTGAAGCGCAACGGCTTTAACGCCTCCTACTACCACGCGGGCATGTCGCCTAACCAACGGGCAAAGGCACAGGAGGACTTCCTGAACGACGACACGCAGATCGTTTGCGCCACTATTGCCTTCGGCATGGGAATCGACAAGTCTAACGTGCGCTGGGTGATCCACTACAACCTGCCCAAGAATGTGGAAGGGTATTACCAGGAGATAGGGCGAGCCGGCCGCGACGGAGCCCAGTCGGATGCGCTGCTCTTTTACAGCTATGCAGACGTGATGAACCTGCGCAATATGCTGCAGGATAACCAGAACGAGGCCCAAACGGAGCTGCAACTGGTGAAGCTGGAGCGCATGCAGCAGTTTGCGGAGGCCGCCGCCTGCCGCCGCCGAATCCTGCTGCAGTACTTCGGCGAGACGATGCAAAAGAACTGCGGCAACTGCGACATCTGCCGCAACCCGCCCACGCGCTTTGATGGCACCGTGATCGCCCAAAAAGCGCTTTCAGCCATAGCACGCACGCAGGAGCGCGCCAACATGAGCTTGCTGGTGGATGTGCTGCGGGGCGCCCGGAATGCCCAGGTGCTGCAGGCAGGCTTCGACAAAGTGAAGACCTACGGTGCCGGGCGCGACGTGAGCCCGCTGGACTGGAACCGCTACCTGCACCAAATGCTAAACGAGGGGCTTATTGAGATGGCCTATGACCAGGGCTATACTTTAAAGCTGACGGAGCAAAGTAAGGAGGTGCTCTTCTCAGACCGTAAAGTGCAGCTGGTGAAGTTCGAGGAGGTGAAGCAGGAAGAGGCCGCCGTAAAGGCAAGGCCGAAGCGCGAGCTGATAAAAGACGCGCTTTTCGAGAAGCTGCGCGCGCTGCGCAAGAGCCTGGCAGACGAGTACGGCGTGCCGCCTTACGTGATCTTTACTGACACCACCCTGCAGGAGATGGCGGCGGAGCGACCTACGAACAAAATTGCCATGCTGGCCATATCGGGTGTTGGCGCGCAGAAGTTTGAGCGCTACGGCGATGCCTTTATCACCGAGATCATCGATTTTATAAACGAGGAGCAGAACAAGGGGACTAAGATGAAAGGTGCCACCCACCTGGCCACTTTTGAGCTGCTGAAGAAAGGCCTAAGTATAGAGGACGTGGCGCAGCTGCGCAACCTGAACCCGGTGACGATATTCTCTCACCTGGCCACCCTTTACGAGCAAGGCTACGCGGTGGATGTACAACGCTATGTGAGCAAAGCAGAGTATAAGGTCATTTCAAAAGCCATCGCAAAGCTAGGGGCCGATGCCAAGCTGAAGGATTTGTTCGAGGCGCTGGAGGAGCAGTATGAGTACTACAAGATCCGCCTCTCCGTTTCCATTTTTAAGAAGGAGAACACCTGGTAA